ACGATCGCCGCGAACGCGGCGGCGCTCCGCCGGGCGGCGCCTCCCCGGGGCGAGGGCGTCGCCAGCACGGCGACACCCGCGACCTTCTCGCGCAGTCCGGGATCGGCTCCGATCGCGGCGAGGACGGCCGCGCCGCCCGCCGAATGCCCGACGAGCACCGCGCGGCGGCGCCCCGCGGCCATCCGCAGGGCGGCGGGAACGTCGTGCACGATCTCGTCCCGAAAGCTCCAGCGCGCGGCGAGGCCCGGGCGATCGCTCGCGCCGTGGCCGCGCGGATCGAGCACCCACACCGAGAAACCCCGGTCGGCCAGCGCGCGTCCGAACCCGGTTCCGCGGGTCCCCAGCCAGAAGCGATGATCGGAGAAGGCGCCCGGCACCAGGAGTACCGGGAACCCGTCGTCGGGACCGACCCGGTGGAGCGCCAGGCCGGTTCCGTCCGACGCTCGAACGGCGTGGCGGACGAGGTCTCCTTTCCGCGGCGCCGCCGAGGGCGCCGCTTCGGCTACGATGGCGGCGTGGCGGAGATCGGTCGATTCCTCCTGATCGCCGGTATCGCGATCGCCGCGATCGGCGGACTCGTGCTCGCCGCCGGCCGCCTCGGGGCTCGCCGCATTCCGGGAACGCTCGTCGTTTCCGGCCGTCACGGGACGTTCGTCTTTCCGATCCTGCTCTGCATCGTGCTCTCGCTCCTGCTGACGATTCTCCTCTCGATCTTCAGGCGCTGAGGCGTCTCCGCGCCGCACTGCTATGATCCTCTGGAATGCCCGAAGGCCCCGAGCTCGAATCGGAACTCGATCGCGTCCGCGATTCGATCGACGAAGCGCGCGAAGAGGAACGGGAAGACCGAGGCTTCCTCCGGCGGATCTCCCTCTCGACGGCGCTCGTCGCCGTGCTCGCCGCCGTTGCCGCGCTCCAGGCCGGGAGCACGATCAACGAGGCCCTGCTCGAGAAGAACGAGTCCATGGCCATCCGCAGCGAAGCGTTCGATCTCTGGGCGCAGTACCAGGCGAAGGGGATCAAATCGGCGATCCTCAAGGAGCAGAAACAGACGCTGATCTCTCTCGATCACGTCCCCCAGCCCGCCCTCGACCAGGACATCGCGCGATACCAGAAGGAACAGGACGAGATCGGCGCCGACGCGCGGCGCCGCGAGGATGCGTCCCGGCGGCGGTCCGAGGAAGCCGACCATTTCACGCACCGGCACCACCGCTACGCGTCGTCGGTCGCGTTGCTGCAGGTCGCGATCGCGCTCTCGGCGATCGCCGCCCTCTCGAAGAACCGCACGCTCTGGGCGCTGTCGATCCTGGTCGCGCTCTTCGGCGCGGCGGTCTTCGTGGACGGGTTCCTCCTCTTCTTCTGACCGGGATCGGCGCGCTTTCCATGCCCCCGAGCTCTTCCCGAACCTGATGCGAACCCCCCGGCAGGCGTTCAGGGACTGGATGGTCGGCATCCTGACGCGACCGCGGCGGATCTACCACCGCTACGGCGAAAACGACCTCGTCCGCCTGAGGAAGTACCTCCGGAAGGCGGACGTGATCCTGATCGACGGCGACCAGCGCGTGTCGCAGGCGATCAAGACCCTGACCACGTCCTCCTGGTCGCACAACTGCGTGTACATCGGCGACGAGATCGTCCGCCGCGATCATCCGATGCGCCGCGAGGTCGAGGAACGGTTCGGACGGGAGGCGCGGCATCTCGTCATCGAGGCGCTCGTCGACCAGGGCGTCATCGTCTCGCCCCTGTCGAAGTACGCCAACTTCAACATCCGGATCTGCCGGCCGCACCGGCTCCGCCCCGAGGACGCGCAGATCGTGGTCGACGACCTGATCGCGAAGATCGGCCTGAAATACGACATCAAGAATTTCACCGACCTCGCGCGGTACCTGCTCCCCTTTCACCTCATTCCGGCGCGGTTCCGCGAGGACGCCCTGCATCTCGGAAGCGGACTGGCGACGGAGACGATCTGTTCCTCGATGACCGCGGCGGCGTTCGGCAAGGTCGCCTTTCCGATCCTGCCGACGTACAGGCCGGATCGGCCGAAGACGACCAGCGAACGTTTCAAGGCGGCGCTCCTGGGCCGGCGAAGCCGGCGGGCGTACACCGGGATGTTCCACGCGCGCCATCCGACGCTCGTCGTCCCCCGCGACTTCGACCTCTCGCCCTACTTCGAGATCATCAAGTTCAACGTGATCGAGGACGGGAACTTCGACTATCGGCGAATGAAATGGGACGCCGACGATTCGACGATGAGCGCGACCCTGCCGGAACTCTCCTCGAAGACGTAGTCACGGGTCACGGGTCACGGGTCACGGGTCACGGGTCACGGGTCGATGAATACAACGCGAGATGGCCGGCGCGAGATCTCGTCAACGAGGAGGCGCGGCGAGGCGCGAGCCCGGCGGGATGCGGGTCGCCTGCCGGCGGCTAAGGCGTACTGAGAACGTACGTCGTGCCGGCGGCAGGCCGCACGCGCCCGCCCCGCTCGATGCATCGCCGCGCCAGCCTGCCCTCACAGGTCGCCCGCAGCGACCTGGACGAGGTCGGATGGCCGCACGTGCGCCCCGACCGCCGCGTCCACCTGCTCCCGCGTGACCGCCTCGATCTTCGACGGGAACGCGTCCAGGTACCCGACTCCGAAGCCGTAGGTCTCGGCCATGTCGAGAGCTCCGGCGATTCCCGAATTGGACGCGAGA
The genomic region above belongs to Thermoanaerobaculia bacterium and contains:
- a CDS encoding YiiX/YebB-like N1pC/P60 family cysteine hydrolase, translated to MRTPRQAFRDWMVGILTRPRRIYHRYGENDLVRLRKYLRKADVILIDGDQRVSQAIKTLTTSSWSHNCVYIGDEIVRRDHPMRREVEERFGREARHLVIEALVDQGVIVSPLSKYANFNIRICRPHRLRPEDAQIVVDDLIAKIGLKYDIKNFTDLARYLLPFHLIPARFREDALHLGSGLATETICSSMTAAAFGKVAFPILPTYRPDRPKTTSERFKAALLGRRSRRAYTGMFHARHPTLVVPRDFDLSPYFEIIKFNVIEDGNFDYRRMKWDADDSTMSATLPELSSKT
- a CDS encoding DUF2905 family protein — encoded protein: MIGEGARHQEYREPVVGTDPVERQAGSVRRSNGVADEVSFPRRRRGRRFGYDGGVAEIGRFLLIAGIAIAAIGGLVLAAGRLGARRIPGTLVVSGRHGTFVFPILLCIVLSLLLTILLSIFRR
- a CDS encoding DUF4337 family protein; this translates as MPEGPELESELDRVRDSIDEAREEEREDRGFLRRISLSTALVAVLAAVAALQAGSTINEALLEKNESMAIRSEAFDLWAQYQAKGIKSAILKEQKQTLISLDHVPQPALDQDIARYQKEQDEIGADARRREDASRRRSEEADHFTHRHHRYASSVALLQVAIALSAIAALSKNRTLWALSILVALFGAAVFVDGFLLFF